A window from Primulina huaijiensis isolate GDHJ02 chromosome 13, ASM1229523v2, whole genome shotgun sequence encodes these proteins:
- the LOC140990927 gene encoding uncharacterized protein isoform X2 has translation MFWFLERKARIDAIWQQMNNGVSAKSTKTMLEMHSSTVNKSSRKNSSQTSSAGWMGYLGLGSKKTPSPDQGIPDKPPSITQSSISEDAKRVAAAALAAVKDAAGFATTAGRGKVEVTEVRDFAGEEIEVKKLVDAASKEAIDKGKTAAGAVSAVDAVLEQIKKKPRLSVLDKTKKDWGEFKDDNIGMEDELGAYKKSSNQYLDKVSFLQRTDYREFERERDARLAAQAKRKVDMRDD, from the exons ATGTTTTGGTTCCTTG AAAGAAAAGCTCGCATAGATGCTATTTGGCAGCAAATGAATAACGGAGTTTCTGCAAAATCGACCAAGACCATGTTGGAAATGCATAGCTCAACTGTAAATAAAAGTTCTCGAAAGAATTCCTCCCAGACTTCATCAGCT GGATGGATGGGTTATCTAGGCTTGGGATCAAAGAAAACACCATCTCCTGACCAAGGAATCCCAGACAAGCCACCTAGCATCACTCAAAGTAGTATCAGTGAGGATGCCAAAAGAGTTGCTGCAGCTGCTCTTGCAGCAGTTAAGGACGCCGCTGGGTTTGCCACCACTGCAGGAAGGGGCAAAGTTgag GTTACCGAAGTTCGAGACTTTGCCGGTGAGGAAATCGAAGTGAAGAAACTTGTTGATGCTGCCTCAAAAGAGGCAATTGATAAAGGTAAGACTGCAGCAGGTGCTGTTTCTGCTGTTGATGCCGTTCTAGAGCAAATAAAAAAGAAACCTAGACTAAGTGTTCTTGATAAGACAAAGAAAGATTGGGGTGAGTTCAAGGACGACAATATAGGGATGGAAGACGAGCTAGGTGCTTACAAGAAGAGTTCGAATCAGTACCTAGACAAGGTTTCTTTCTTGCAGCGTACTGATTATAGAGAATTCGAGCGGGAGAGAGATGCCCGCCTTGCTGCGCAGGCCAAGAGAAAGGTAGATATGCGGGATGATTGA
- the LOC140990927 gene encoding uncharacterized protein isoform X1, whose product MDGCRPDSTQENSQTPNSQPLPEEMERKARIDAIWQQMNNGVSAKSTKTMLEMHSSTVNKSSRKNSSQTSSAGWMGYLGLGSKKTPSPDQGIPDKPPSITQSSISEDAKRVAAAALAAVKDAAGFATTAGRGKVEVTEVRDFAGEEIEVKKLVDAASKEAIDKGKTAAGAVSAVDAVLEQIKKKPRLSVLDKTKKDWGEFKDDNIGMEDELGAYKKSSNQYLDKVSFLQRTDYREFERERDARLAAQAKRKVDMRDD is encoded by the exons ATGGATGGGTGCAGGCCGGATTCTACGCAAGAAAATTCTCAGACTCCCAACTCACAACCTTTGCCTGAAGAAATGG AAAGAAAAGCTCGCATAGATGCTATTTGGCAGCAAATGAATAACGGAGTTTCTGCAAAATCGACCAAGACCATGTTGGAAATGCATAGCTCAACTGTAAATAAAAGTTCTCGAAAGAATTCCTCCCAGACTTCATCAGCT GGATGGATGGGTTATCTAGGCTTGGGATCAAAGAAAACACCATCTCCTGACCAAGGAATCCCAGACAAGCCACCTAGCATCACTCAAAGTAGTATCAGTGAGGATGCCAAAAGAGTTGCTGCAGCTGCTCTTGCAGCAGTTAAGGACGCCGCTGGGTTTGCCACCACTGCAGGAAGGGGCAAAGTTgag GTTACCGAAGTTCGAGACTTTGCCGGTGAGGAAATCGAAGTGAAGAAACTTGTTGATGCTGCCTCAAAAGAGGCAATTGATAAAGGTAAGACTGCAGCAGGTGCTGTTTCTGCTGTTGATGCCGTTCTAGAGCAAATAAAAAAGAAACCTAGACTAAGTGTTCTTGATAAGACAAAGAAAGATTGGGGTGAGTTCAAGGACGACAATATAGGGATGGAAGACGAGCTAGGTGCTTACAAGAAGAGTTCGAATCAGTACCTAGACAAGGTTTCTTTCTTGCAGCGTACTGATTATAGAGAATTCGAGCGGGAGAGAGATGCCCGCCTTGCTGCGCAGGCCAAGAGAAAGGTAGATATGCGGGATGATTGA
- the LOC140990928 gene encoding mitochondrial import inner membrane translocase subunit TIM23-1-like produces the protein MAYQSREHNDSTRRLYNPYKDLRPEYLFQEESLAQRRSWGENLTYYTGIGYLAGSSAGTARGFVSGVKSIEQTDTMKLRINRILNGSGHTGRKVGNRCGVIGLMYAALESGMMAIRDEDDIINSVVAGLGTGALYKAAAGPRSAAVAGAIGGVIVGIAVAGKQALKRYVPI, from the coding sequence ATGGCCTACCAGTCCCGAGAACACAACGATTCCACTCGCCGGCTTTACAACCCATACAAAGATTTACGACCGGAATATCTTTTCCAAGAAGAGTCGCTTGCGCAGCGCCGCTCCTGGGGTGAGAATCTCACTTACTACACCGGTATCGGCTACCTTGCCGGATCCTCCGCCGGAACTGCTAGGGGTTTTGTCTCCGGGGTGAAGTCGATCGAGCAAACCGACACGATGAAGCTGAGAATTAATCGGATTCTAAACGGATCTGGTCATACTGGTCGAAAGGTCGGGAATCGGTGCGGCGTCATTGGGCTGATGTACGCCGCTCTTGAGAGTGGAATGATGGCTATAAGGGACGAGGATGACATCATCAACAGTGTCGTGGCCGGGTTGGGAACTGGAGCACTTTACAAGGCAGCGGCAGGACCGAGGTCTGCAGCGGTGGCGGGGGCCATTGGCGGCGTTATTGTGGGGATTGCTGTGGCGGGGAAGCAGGCGTTGAAGCGATATGTGCCCATTTga
- the LOC140990926 gene encoding threonine synthase, chloroplastic-like has protein sequence MAAPPIFRSAFLYPQPLSHHSSAISPEIRLAPVIRATATSSGSAAVPPPPPSSNHLKSRRSADENIRDEARRHTSSHSFSAKYVPFNAEPTSNEFYSLDEIVYRSRSGGLLDVEHDMEALKKFDGEYWRSLFDSRVGKTTWPYGSGVWSKKEWVLPEIDSDDIVSAFEGNSNLFWAERFGKQFLGMNDLWVKHCGISHTGSFKDLGMTVLVSQVNRLRKMNRPLVGVGCASTGDTSAALSAYCAAAGIPSIVFLPANRISLAQLVQPIANGAFVLSIDTDFDGCMHLIREITAELPIYLANSLNSLRLEGQKTAAIEILQQFDWQVPDWVIVPGGNLGNIYAFYKGFQMCKELGLVDRIPRLVCAQAANANPLYLHYKSGWKDFKAVKAGTTFASAIQIGDPVSIDRAVYALRNSNGIVEEATEEELMDAMAQADSTGMFICPHTGVALTALIKLRNSGIIAPTDRTVVVSTAHGLKFTQSKVDYHSNQIKEMECRYANPPVQVKADFGLVMDVLKKYLLDKDSKML, from the coding sequence ATGGCGGCTCCTCCCATCTTCAGATCCGCCTTCCTCTACCCCCAGCCGCTTTCCCACCATTCATCCGCCATCTCTCCGGAGATTCGTCTCGCCCCGGTTATCAGAGCCACCGCCACATCCTCCGGATCCGCCGCCGTACCCCCACCACCACCTTCATCCAACCACCTCAAAAGCCGCCGCTCAGCAGACGAAAATATTCGGGACGAGGCCCGACGCCATACGTCATCCCATAGCTTCTCCGCCAAGTACGTTCCGTTCAACGCTGAACCCACGTCCAATGAATTCTATTCGCTCGACGAGATCGTCTACAGGAGCCGATCTGGCGGTCTGCTCGACGTTGAGCATGATATGGAGGCGTTGAAGAAATTTGACGGTGAATATTGGCGTTCGTTGTTTGATTCACGCGTGGGCAAGACGACGTGGCCTTACGGTTCCGGTGTTTGGTCCAAGAAAGAATGGGTTTTACCCGAGATAGATAGTGATGATATTGTTAGTGCATTTGAGGGGAACTCGAATCTGTTTTGGGCTGAGCGTTTCGGTAAGCAGTTTCTAGGCATGAATGATTTGTGGGTGAAACATTGTGGTATCAGCCACACTGGTAGTTTTAAGGATTTGGGCATGACTGTTTTGGTGAGTCAAGTTAATCGGTTGCGCAAAATGAACCGGCCATTGGTGGGTGTGGGTTGTGCGTCAACTGGTGATACATCTGCTGCTTTATCAGCTTATTGCGCTGCGGCTGGGATTCCATCCATCGTGTTTTTGCCTGCAAACCGGATTTCTCTCGCTCAGCTGGTTCAGCCAATTGCTAATGGAGCTTTCGTGCTCAGCATTGATACGGATTTTGATGGCTGTATGCATTTGATAAGGGAAATTACAGCGGAGCTGCCTATTTATTTGGCAAATTCACTGAATAGTTTGAGATTAGAAGGCCAGAAAACTGCAGCTATTGAGATTTTGCAACAGTTTGATTGGCAAGTTCCTGATTGGGTGATTGTTCCTGGTGGAAATCTTGGTAATATATATGCATTTTACAAAGGGTTCCAAATGTGCAAAGAGCTGGGGTTAGTTGATAGGATCCCAAGGCTTGTTTGTGCTCAGGCAGCAAATGCCAATCCTCTATATTTGCATTACAAGTCAGGCTGGAAGGACTTTAAGGCTGTGAAGGCGGGAACAACTTTTGCATCAGCTATTCAGATTGGCGATCCGGTTTCTATTGATAGAGCGGTGTATGCACTGAGGAATTCAAATGGGATTGTGGAGGAAGCAACAGAGGAGGAGTTGATGGATGCTATGGCGCAGGCCGACTCTACTGGGATGTTTATATGCCCGCACACTGGCGTGGCATTGACCGCATtgataaaattgaggaatagtGGGATTATTGCACCAACAGACAGGACCGTGGTGGTGAGTACTGCTCATGGATTGAAGTTTACACAGTCCAAGGTTGATTACCATTCCAATCAGATCAAAGAAATGGAATGCCGGTATGCAAACCCGCCTGTGCAAGTTAAGGCGGATTTTGGGTTGGTTATGGATGTTCTGAAGAAGTATTTGCTCGACAAGGATTCCAAAATGCTTTGA
- the LOC140991713 gene encoding inorganic pyrophosphatase 1-like, protein MAGIVVVFDFDKTIIEPDSDNWVVDELGATDLFNQLLPTMPWNSLMDRMMIELNAQGKTIEDIEQVLRRVPIHPKTVLAIKTAHALGCDLRIVSDANIFFIETILDHLGIKYCFSEINTNPSNRDDEGRLRISPYNDFKSSPHGCINPCPPNMCKGMILERIKCSVAKEGKKRMIYLGDGMGDFCPSLKLEEGDFMMPRKNFPVWNLIRENQGCIRAEIHEWVDGAELESVLLKLIEKIRIQESSVQPLTVECKFGSIPMAAHESRPHVLRVQQ, encoded by the exons ATGGCCGGAATCGTGGTGGTTTTCGACTTTGACAAGACGATCATCGAGCCCGATAGCGATAATTGGGTGGTGGACGAGCTTGGCGCCACCGATTTGTTCAACCAGCTTCTGCCCACCATGCCTTGGAACTCTCTCATG gaTAGGATGATGATAGAGCTTAATGCACAAGGAAAAACCATTGAAGATATTGAACAAGTGCTGAGGAGGGTCCCGATACATCCTAAGACAGTCCTTGCAATCAAAACGGCACATGCTTtagg GTGTGATCTGAGGATAGTGAGTGATGCAAACATCTTTTTCATCGAGACAATACTTGATCACCTCGGAATAAAATACTGCTTCTCTGAGATCAACACGAACCCGAGCAACCGGGACGATGAAGGGAGGTTGAGGATTTCTCCATACAATGATTTCAAGTCATCTCCCCACGGCTGCATTAATCCTTGCCCTCCAAACATGTGCAAG GGTATGATTCTCGAAAGGATCAAATGCTCTGTAGCCAAAGAAGGGAAGAAAAGGATGATCTATCTCGGCGACGGGATGGGCGATTTCTGCCCGAGTTTGAAGCTGGAGGAAGGAGACTTCATGATGCCACGAAAGAACTTCCCAGTGTGGAACTTGATACGCGAAAATCAGGGATGTATACGTGCCGAAATCCATGAATGGGTGGATGGAGCAGAGCTAGAAAGTGTTCTGCTAAAACTTATAGAAAAAATCAGGATCCAAGAAAGCTCGGTTCAACCTTTGACGGTGGAATGTAAGTTCGGTAGCATTCCGATGGCAGCACATGAGAGCAGGCCCCATGTCCTTCGAGTTCAGCAATAG
- the LOC140991462 gene encoding serine/threonine protein phosphatase 2A 55 kDa regulatory subunit B beta isoform-like isoform X2, which translates to MNGADGEELDSAALGPPPLEWKFSQVFGERTAGEEVQEVDIISAIEFDKTGDHLATGDRGGRVVLFERTDVKERGGNRRDLEMMDYPIRHPEFRYKTEFQSHEPEFDYLKSLEIEEKINKIRWCQTANGALFLLSTNDKTIKFWKVQEKKIKKISDMNVDPSKLAGNHTVASSSVTSNPKLHLANGGSPDRFYNHLSNDLSFPPGGISSLRLPVVTCSETSLVARCRRVYAHAHDYHINSISNNSDGETFISSDDLRINLWNLEISNQSFNIVDVKPTNMEDLTEVITSAEFHPSHCNMLAYSSSKGSIRLVDLRQSALCDSHSKLFEEQEAPGSRSFFTEIIASISDIKFAKDGRYILSRDYMTLKLWDVNMDAGPIATFQVHEHLRPKLCDLYENDSIFDKFECCLSGDGHRVATGSYNNMFRVFGCAPGSTEATSLEASKNPMRRQVQNPSRPSRSLSSSITRVVRRGAETPGVDTNGNSFDSTTKLLHLAWHPSENSIACAAANSLYMYYA; encoded by the exons ATGAACGGTGCTGATGGTGAAGAGCTGGATTCAGCTGCGTTGGGTCCGCCACCGCTCGAGTGGAAATTTTCTCAGGTGTTTGGCGAGCGGACTGCCGGAGAAGAAGTACAGGAAG TTGACATCATATCCGCAATAGAGTTCGACAAAACTGGTGATCATCTGGCTACTGGTGACCGCGGTGGAAGGGTGGTCTTATTTGAAAGGACTGATGTGAAAGAG CGTGGGGGAAATCGTAGAGATTTAGAGATGATGGACTATCCGATTAGGCATCCAGAGTTTCGCTACAAAACTGAATTTCAGAGCCATGAACCAGAg TTTGATTATCTCAAGAGTTTGGAAATTGAGGAGAAAATCAACAAGATTCGATGGTGTCAGACAGCTAATGGTGCACTCTTTCTCCTTTCAACGAATGACAAAACTATTAAGTTTTGGAAG GTTCAAGagaagaagatcaagaaaatatCTGATATGAATGTTGACCCATCTAAACTAGCTGGAAATCATACTGTTGCAAGCTCCAGTGTTACTTCGAATCCTAAATTGCATCTGGCAAATGGTGGCAGTCCTGATCGATTTTACAACCACTTGAGCAATGACTTATCCTTTCCACCTGGGGGCATCTCCTCACTTCGATTACCAGTG GTCACATGCAGTGAGACCAGTCTTGTTGCGAGATGTAGGAGAGTATATGCCCATGCCCATGATTACCATATCAATTCTATATCAAATAACAG CGACGGTGAAACATTTATATCATCAGATGATCTACGAATAAATCTTTGGAACCTGGAAATAAGTAATCAAAGTTTCAACATCGTTGACGTGAAGCCCACAAATATGGAGGATCTGACTG AGGTGATAACTTCAGCTGAATTCCATCCTTCTCATTGCAACATGTTAGCATATAGTAGTTCAAAGGGATCAATTCGTCTCGTTGATCTGCGACAATCTGCCCTGTGCGATTCACATTCGAAACT ATTCGAGGAACAGGAGGCACCTGGTTCAAGATCATTTTTCACTGAGATAATTGCTTCGATTTCAGATATTAAGTTCGCGAAGGATGGAAGATATATTCTTAGTCGagattacatgacccttaag TTGTGGGACGTTAACATGGATGCTGGTCCCATTGCAACTTTCCAGGTTCATGAGCATTTAAGACCAAAG CTCTGTGACTTGTATGAAAATGACTCcatttttgataaatttgaatGCTGTCTGAGTGGTGATGGTCACCGAGTGGCTACTGGTTCTTACAA CAATATGTTCCGCGTGTTTGGCTGTGCTCCGGGCAGTACTGAAGCCACTTCCCTAGAAGCGAGCAAAAATCCAATGAG AAGGCAGGTCCAGAACCCTTCAAGGCCTTCCAGATCGTTGAGCAGTAGCATCACTCGTGTTGTCAGAAGAG GTGCAGAAACTCCGGGAGTTGATACAAATGGGAATTCATTTGACTCCACTACAAAACTACTCCACCTTGCGTGGCACCCATCTGAAAATTCAATCGCTTGTGCTGCTGCAAAtagcttgtatatgtattatgcataa
- the LOC140991462 gene encoding serine/threonine protein phosphatase 2A 55 kDa regulatory subunit B beta isoform-like isoform X1 yields MNGADGEELDSAALGPPPLEWKFSQVFGERTAGEEVQEVDIISAIEFDKTGDHLATGDRGGRVVLFERTDVKERGGNRRDLEMMDYPIRHPEFRYKTEFQSHEPEFDYLKSLEIEEKINKIRWCQTANGALFLLSTNDKTIKFWKVQEKKIKKISDMNVDPSKLAGNHTVASSSVTSNPKLHLANGGSPDRFYNHLSNDLSFPPGGISSLRLPVVVTCSETSLVARCRRVYAHAHDYHINSISNNSDGETFISSDDLRINLWNLEISNQSFNIVDVKPTNMEDLTEVITSAEFHPSHCNMLAYSSSKGSIRLVDLRQSALCDSHSKLFEEQEAPGSRSFFTEIIASISDIKFAKDGRYILSRDYMTLKLWDVNMDAGPIATFQVHEHLRPKLCDLYENDSIFDKFECCLSGDGHRVATGSYNNMFRVFGCAPGSTEATSLEASKNPMRRQVQNPSRPSRSLSSSITRVVRRGAETPGVDTNGNSFDSTTKLLHLAWHPSENSIACAAANSLYMYYA; encoded by the exons ATGAACGGTGCTGATGGTGAAGAGCTGGATTCAGCTGCGTTGGGTCCGCCACCGCTCGAGTGGAAATTTTCTCAGGTGTTTGGCGAGCGGACTGCCGGAGAAGAAGTACAGGAAG TTGACATCATATCCGCAATAGAGTTCGACAAAACTGGTGATCATCTGGCTACTGGTGACCGCGGTGGAAGGGTGGTCTTATTTGAAAGGACTGATGTGAAAGAG CGTGGGGGAAATCGTAGAGATTTAGAGATGATGGACTATCCGATTAGGCATCCAGAGTTTCGCTACAAAACTGAATTTCAGAGCCATGAACCAGAg TTTGATTATCTCAAGAGTTTGGAAATTGAGGAGAAAATCAACAAGATTCGATGGTGTCAGACAGCTAATGGTGCACTCTTTCTCCTTTCAACGAATGACAAAACTATTAAGTTTTGGAAG GTTCAAGagaagaagatcaagaaaatatCTGATATGAATGTTGACCCATCTAAACTAGCTGGAAATCATACTGTTGCAAGCTCCAGTGTTACTTCGAATCCTAAATTGCATCTGGCAAATGGTGGCAGTCCTGATCGATTTTACAACCACTTGAGCAATGACTTATCCTTTCCACCTGGGGGCATCTCCTCACTTCGATTACCAGTGGTA GTCACATGCAGTGAGACCAGTCTTGTTGCGAGATGTAGGAGAGTATATGCCCATGCCCATGATTACCATATCAATTCTATATCAAATAACAG CGACGGTGAAACATTTATATCATCAGATGATCTACGAATAAATCTTTGGAACCTGGAAATAAGTAATCAAAGTTTCAACATCGTTGACGTGAAGCCCACAAATATGGAGGATCTGACTG AGGTGATAACTTCAGCTGAATTCCATCCTTCTCATTGCAACATGTTAGCATATAGTAGTTCAAAGGGATCAATTCGTCTCGTTGATCTGCGACAATCTGCCCTGTGCGATTCACATTCGAAACT ATTCGAGGAACAGGAGGCACCTGGTTCAAGATCATTTTTCACTGAGATAATTGCTTCGATTTCAGATATTAAGTTCGCGAAGGATGGAAGATATATTCTTAGTCGagattacatgacccttaag TTGTGGGACGTTAACATGGATGCTGGTCCCATTGCAACTTTCCAGGTTCATGAGCATTTAAGACCAAAG CTCTGTGACTTGTATGAAAATGACTCcatttttgataaatttgaatGCTGTCTGAGTGGTGATGGTCACCGAGTGGCTACTGGTTCTTACAA CAATATGTTCCGCGTGTTTGGCTGTGCTCCGGGCAGTACTGAAGCCACTTCCCTAGAAGCGAGCAAAAATCCAATGAG AAGGCAGGTCCAGAACCCTTCAAGGCCTTCCAGATCGTTGAGCAGTAGCATCACTCGTGTTGTCAGAAGAG GTGCAGAAACTCCGGGAGTTGATACAAATGGGAATTCATTTGACTCCACTACAAAACTACTCCACCTTGCGTGGCACCCATCTGAAAATTCAATCGCTTGTGCTGCTGCAAAtagcttgtatatgtattatgcataa
- the LOC140991007 gene encoding small ribosomal subunit protein uS8my-like — protein sequence MGRRILNDALRTIVNAEKRGFASAEINPISNVMASFLRIMKFRGYIKDFQVHDPQRVGRITVELLGRVKDCRALTYRQDIKSQDIEKYKTRALPTRQWGYVVITTPNGVLDHEEAIRQNVGGQVLGYFY from the exons ATGGGAAGAAGAATACTGAACGACGCCTTGAGAACCATCGTCAATGCCGAAAAGAGAGGTTTCGCTTCAGCTGAGATCAACCCCATCTCTAATGTCATGGCTTCTTTTCTTCGAATCATGAAATTTAGAG GGTACATTAAAGATTTTCAAGTACATGATCCACAAAGGGTGGGGAGGATAACCGTTGAGCTACTGGGGAGGGTTAAAGATTGCCGTGCTCTCACGTATAGACAAGACATTAAGTCTCAGGACATCGAGAAATACAAAACCCGTGCTCTTCCAACACGCCAG TGGGGCTATGTCGTGATCACAACTCCAAATGGAGTCTTGGATCATGAGGAAGCAATTCGACAAAATGTTGGCGGCCAAGTGCTGGGATATTTTTACTAG
- the LOC140991084 gene encoding large ribosomal subunit protein eL28z-like produces the protein MATVPGQLIWEIVKKNNCFLVKEFGNGTAGVKFSKEPNNLYNIHSYKYSGLANKKTVTIQPGKDQSVLLATAKTKKQNKPGHLLHKSVMKKEFSRMAKAVSNQVADNYYRPDLKKAALARLSVVNRSLKVSKSGVKKRNRQAA, from the exons ATGGCGACAGTGCCTGGGCAGTTGATCTGGGAGATCGTGAAGAAGAACAACTGTTTCCTTGTGAAGGAATTCGGGAATGGAACCGCGGGAGTGAAATTCAGCAAGGAACCTAACAATCTGTACAACATCCATTCGTACAAGTACTCAG GGTTGGCGAACAAGAAAACTGTGACCATTCAACCTGGAAAGGACCAATCAGTTTTGCTTGCTACTGCAAAGACCAAGAAACAGAACAAGCCTGGCCATTTGCTTCACAAGTCTGTCATGAAGAAGGAGTTCAGCCGCATGGCCAAGGCTGTCTCTAACCAG GTGGCAGATAACTATTACAGGCCGGATCTGAAGAAGGCAGCACTCGCAAGGTTGAGTGTTGTTAACAGAAGTCTCAAGGTTTCCAAGTCTGGAGTCAAGAAGAGGAACAGGCAGGCTGCTTGA